In Acaryochloris thomasi RCC1774, the DNA window AGGCGAAGGATTATCCTTATCAGTTGCGTGCCTACATTAGCGATCTGGCCTACTACCTTGACCCGCAGGTGGTCACTGAGTCTGACCTGCTGAAGGCGGCTCTGGAAGCTGACGATATCCATGCCTACCGCCGGGAGATTATCGATGACTGGCTAGAGATCATTAACTTCCGCTTTGCCGTTCAACAAGCCTTTGCCCATCCTGATTCTTGACCGGAGACTAAATCCACGATGCCCGCCAAAACCAAAAAGCAAGCCACCGATGCGGTTTTACGCCAACATGCTGAACAGCAGTTTGCCCATGAACTTGAAGAGCTAGCGAAGGCCGATACGCGCCAGCGACCGCCAAACTGGAAGCTTTCCCCCTGGGCGGTGGCAACTTATCTGCTGGGCGGAACCTTAGAGAATGGGTTTGAGGTGAGTCCGAAATACATTGGTAATCGGAGGCTGATGGAGATTGCGATCGCAACTCTAACCACCGACCGCGCCCTTCTTTTGTACGGCGTCCCCGGCACCGCTAAATCCTGGGTCTCTGAGCACTTAGCGGCAGCGATAACAGGCGACTCCACACTGTTAATTCAAGGCACCGCAGGCACCAGCGAAGAAGCAATCCGCTACGGCTGGAACTATGCTCAACTGCTTGCCAAAGGCCCATCGCCTGCCGCCGTGGTTCCCAGCCCCTTGATGAACGCAATGGAGCTAGGCAAGATCGCCAGGGTCGAAGAGCTGACCCGCATCCCTGCCGAAGTGCAGGACACGCTGATTACTGTTCTGTCGGAGAAGGCCCTCCCCATCCCTGAACTAGGCACCGAAGTCCAAGGGAATCAGGGCTTCAATGTAATCGCCACCGCCAACAACCGCGACAAAGGCGTCAATGATTTATCCAGCGCCCTCAAGCGTCGCTTTAACACCGTTATCTTGCCCGTTCCCGGCACCGCCGCCGAAGAAGTCAATATCGTTCAGCAGCGAGTGGCATCGCTGGGGAAAGCTCTTGATTTACCGCCAGAAGCTCCAGCATTAGAAGAAATTCGGCGGGTGGTCACGATCTTCAGAGAACTACGGAACGGTGCCACCGAAGACGGTAAGACGAAGCTTAAGTCTCCCAGCAGCACCCTCAGCCCCGCAGAGGCCATTTCAGTGGTCAATAGTGGTGTGGCTCTGGCGGTCCACTTTGGCGATGGCGCATTGCAGGCCAGCGATATGATGGCCGGTTTGGTTGGTGCCGTAGTCAAAGACCCGGTGCAGGACCAAGTGGTCTGGAAAGAGTACCTTGAAACCGTCGTCAAAGAACGAGAAGGCTGGAAAGATCTGTACCGAGCCAGTCGTGAAGTGCTGTGATGGCGGACGGGCTTCATGAAGCCAAGATCAAATCTCCAATGCTAGGTTCATTTTCGCCTCAGGCAGGACCTT includes these proteins:
- a CDS encoding ATP-binding protein; translation: MPAKTKKQATDAVLRQHAEQQFAHELEELAKADTRQRPPNWKLSPWAVATYLLGGTLENGFEVSPKYIGNRRLMEIAIATLTTDRALLLYGVPGTAKSWVSEHLAAAITGDSTLLIQGTAGTSEEAIRYGWNYAQLLAKGPSPAAVVPSPLMNAMELGKIARVEELTRIPAEVQDTLITVLSEKALPIPELGTEVQGNQGFNVIATANNRDKGVNDLSSALKRRFNTVILPVPGTAAEEVNIVQQRVASLGKALDLPPEAPALEEIRRVVTIFRELRNGATEDGKTKLKSPSSTLSPAEAISVVNSGVALAVHFGDGALQASDMMAGLVGAVVKDPVQDQVVWKEYLETVVKEREGWKDLYRASREVL